The Bos indicus x Bos taurus breed Angus x Brahman F1 hybrid chromosome 25, Bos_hybrid_MaternalHap_v2.0, whole genome shotgun sequence genome has a window encoding:
- the ZNF713 gene encoding zinc finger protein 713 → MPSQDAVLSQEGNTEKEMNVGSQTVMSQESLTFQDVAVDFTREEWDQLYPAQKNLYRDVMLENYRNLVALGHQLYKPEVITQLEQEEQWMMGRVSPPDTHPDGENRPEIKKSNHNMSDENQTHDMIMERLTGDSFWYSILGGLWEFDYQLEFNQENQQRYLGQVSFTHKKITQERGLECSRFGENYNLNSNLLMQQRIPSMKIPLNSDTQGNSIKRNSDLIYYQGNYVRENPYEYNECGKIFNQHLLLTSHIHTEGKHSECRKAFSQNSSLTQPQMVLTGEKPYKCDECGKRFSQRIHLIQHQRIHTGEKPFICNECGKAFRQHSSFTQHLRIHTGEKPYKCNQCGKAFSRITSLTEHHRLHTGEKPYECSFCGKAFSQRTHLNQHERTHTGEKPYKCNECEKAFSQSAHLNQHRKIHTREKLCEYNKCEKTLSHSPSLTPQHITQNF, encoded by the exons atGCCCTCTCAGGATGCTGTACTTTCTCAAGAaggaaacacagagaaggaaatgaatgtTGGATCACAGACAGTCATGTCTCAG GAATCACTGACATTCCAGGACGTGGCTGTGGACTTCACCAGAGAAGAGTGGGACCAGCTGTACCCTGCTCAGAAGAACCTCTACCGAGATGTGATGCTGGAAAACTATAGGAATCTGGTTGCACTGG GGCATCAACTGTATAAGCCAGAGGTGATCACTCAGTTGGAGCAGGAGGAGCAGTGGATGATGGGAAGAGTCAGCCCACCAGACACTCATCCAG ATGGGGAGAATAGaccagaaattaaaaaatcaaaccaTAATATGTCTGATGAAAATCAAACCCATGACATGATAATGGAGAGACTAACAGGAGACAGTTTCTGGTACTCCATcttaggtggactctgggagtttgaTTACCAGTTAGAATTCAACCAAGAAAACCAGCAGAGATACTTAGGACAAGTATCTTTTACCCACAAAAAGATCACACAGGAGAGAGGCCTTGAATGTAGTAGATTTGGGGAAAACTATAATCTGAACTCAAACCTTCTTATGCAACAGAGAATTCCTTCAATGAAAATACCCCTTAATTCTGACACACAAGGAAATAGCATCAAACGTAATTCAGATCTGATTTACTATCAGGGAAACTATGTAAGAGAGAATCCTTATGAATATAATGAGTGTGGAAAAATCTTCAATCAACATCTTCTTCTTACCAGTCATATTCATACTGAAGGGAAACACAGTGAATGCAGGAAGGCCTTCAGCCAGAACTCATCTCTTACTCAACCTCAGATGGTCCTcacaggagagaaaccctataaGTGTGATGAATGTGGGAAAAGATTCAGCCAGAGAATACACCTTAttcaacatcagagaattcacacgGGAGAAAAACCTTTTATATgcaatgaatgtgggaaagccttccgTCAACATTCATCCTTTACTCAGCATctgagaattcatactggagagaagccctatAAATGTAATCAGTGTGGTAAAGCCTTTAGCCGGATCACATCCCTTACTGAACATCATAGActtcacactggagaaaaacctTATGAATGTAGTTTttgtgggaaagccttcagccAGAGGACACATCTTAATCAGCATGAGAgaactcacacaggagagaaaccttataaatgtaatgaatgtgaAAAAGCCTTCAGCCAGAGTGCACACCTTAATCAACATAGGAAAATCCACACTCGGGAGAAATTGTGTGAGTATAATAAATGTGAGAAAACCTTAAGCCACAGTCCTTCCCTTACTCCACAGCACATAACTCAGAATTTTTAG